The DNA window TCTTTGAACCAGGCCACTTCATTCCAGCAGCTTTTATGCCTCTCCCTCCCCTGAGCACATGGCTGTGACTACATACAGTGGTCTGCAGCAGTTCACATTGTGCCCACCTTCTGCCTGGAAAGGAGGTGGTTATGAAGGACTGTCATGGTGAGCCACACAACTGGGGGTGTCAAAGGAAATTTGTGGGGAAATCCTCACTGCAGGATGATTTGGGGGCTGAATATTTCCGTGGCTTCCAGGGAAGCCCATGCAGACACACAGAGGGGAGGGCTGCTGGTGTGTGCTGCTCTTGGAGGCACCACATCCAACATGGAGATGAGCTGAAGGTTTGGGAAACTGGAGCGGTACCACTGATGCTTGCCTTACATACTGGGCACCTCCTTTTGGCTGTTGTTAGAGACATGAGCTGGACAGGCTGTTGATGTGATCCAGACAAGCTGCCCCTAGAATCCTATATATTGCTTCTATCCCTGGAGCTCAGGCTGGGTTTGGGATTTTTAAAGTGCTGGAGCGCTGGGGGCTGCAGATCCCTTTCCTGAGcatctctctcttcttcacTGCCTTTGtctctccatctctttcttctcccctccGCTCCCTCCATCTGACCATGCCCCCCTCCCCATGTCCTgaggaggagagcagggatGCTGCAATTCCCAGGCACAGGTGCGCGGTCCCCGCCGAGCGCTGCCCCCAGGCACGGCCCCGCACGGCCGCAGCTGACAGCCCACTGGAAATAATGCGTTGTGGCAGAGCGAGACTCAACAGACCACGAAGATCTGCTGGTGCGGGAACTGCTCAGCAACCAGGAGCCGCAACGCCTGGCTCCCAGCTCTGCGGGGCCCTATCCAGCTCTGGGGATGCCTCTGCGGCACTGAGCCTTCCTCCCCTGGCCCATGGCTCTCACATGGGGAACTCTCCTATTGCATTGCTGTCTGTTCCCCTGCTCCCCACCTCGtcattcatttctgcagtgccagGAGGTGGAGGTGGCTGTGGTGTGGAGTCACTCCCTGTCCCCATGTGGGACAACTCCATGGCATCTGCACACCTCcgcagcagtgctggaggagggTCGGGTGTGCAAGAATGGAACAAGCAGTTCCAGTCTCTCAGCACAGATTTAATCTGCCTCTGGTGTATAAACACCAAATGTTTGTTCAACTGAcctgcaaacacacagcatgCTGTGTGGCTCCCACTCGGTCTCTCTGTGTTCATCACCCTTCAATGGGGCAATGCAGTACAGCCACGGCTGGGACTCGTGAACCTACGTGGGGCtcaggggttggagctgggaAGGGTGCTGGGGAAGAGGGCTGGGTATGATGGGAGAACGTGATGCTTTATGGTCTCAGTGGTGGAAGCAcaggaagcagagcacaggggaGTCCCCCAGCATACAGAGCATCGtccagcccagcagccagcagctgagtgtggggctgcaggcacagtCTGCAGGGCCACCCTAGGAACAAGGCATGAGCAGAGGGTGCTTGTGAATGCTAATGATGCTTGAGACTGCAACCTTGAAACAGCCCTTgagtgctgcagccaggctgtggctgggctgggctgggtgcacACCGGTCCAGTGGGAAGAAATGCCCATGGCCACCGGAACCTCCCTGACAGCTCTAGTCTTGGCTGCCCAGCTGTGGTCATCGCTTCTCCAATAGGCTCAGCCACACTGTTCTTGATGTCCTACCTTTCCTTCAGTGGTCCCAGGTGCCTGTGGGAGtctggagatgctgctgccGACAGTGAGTAGCAATGCTGGGGTACACTCAGTCTGTCTGTAGGCTCTCCCCAACTACCCTGTCAGTCTGAACTCCTTCTTTGACAGTATTCACATACAAGCAGGACTTGGCAGGGCTGACAGCTCACCAGCTCTcatgttttctccttccagGGCACACAGAAGTTCCTGGTGGAGGCAGAGTGAGATTTAGGCACTGAGCCTCTCTGCTCCCACCAGGAGCCATCTCCAGAAACCCACTGCCATGTCCAAGGACGACGTGGGCTGCAAGCTGACCTCTGTCTACAAACACAAGGAGAGGAAGCCAAAAAAGCCCCACTACATCCCGAGGCCATGGGGCAAACCCTACAACTACAAGTGTTTCCAGTGCCCCTTCACGTGCATGGAGAAATCCCACCTCTACAACCACATGAAGTACAGCCTGTGCAAGaactccctctctctcctcatCGAGTCTGACTGGCCCTACAAGAAGGGCAACCTGCTTCACCCAGAGCTGCGGCTCCTCCATGCCACCGAGGCCACGCGGCTGCGCGGGCGGCAGGACGAGCCAGAGACCTGCGACTCCTCGGCCACATCGGGAGGGTCAGGAAGAATTAAGCAGCCCCCAGGCAGGGGTGGCCATGAGGAGAAGTCGGCATCAGGAGTGGAGATCCTGCCTGCTGAAGGGGCTGGGGAAGAAGGCAGCCCATtccaagaggaggaggaggatgtggCTGGCCTCTTGAGGCAGATGGATGCgggggaaaagaaggagaaaaatgaagaggcAGGTTGCCAAGGTGATCCAGCTGAACCAGAAGTGAACACTTTGGTCTTTGGCTTCAAGAACAAGAGAGAGAAGCCTTGCAAGGAGGTGGAGCCTGACTTTATCATCACTGATGTCTTCTCCCTCAAGAACCATGTcatgaagagcagagaaatggCCTCCCCGGACCTAGAAGCTAAGCCAAAGCATTGCAAAGTGCCAAAGAAATGCCTGGCCAGTGGTGGGATACTCATGGAGCAGTGGAAACTGGTGGCAAATGGGCAAAGGAGGAGCACACCTGAGGTCTCCCCACCTTGTACCGACAGCAACATCATCCCATGCTACCCACCTCCAGCCTACAGTGACTACCACGAACCTCAGGGCCTCAACCTCTCACTGCTGGGCATCAACTATCCCCTGAACCCCAACCTATTCTCCTACCTGAGCCCCACCATGGCCAGCAGCGCGACAACACACCCGCACTTGGCTCAGCTGCCATTCCTGGCCTCCACGGCCCAGCTGATGCACCCACATGCTTCCCATTTCCAGCCCCTGCAGAGCCCCGAGCgctctgccttcctgcctcGCTTCTACTACCCTTTGCTCTTTGAGCAcaccttcagctctgcagaaggcaaGATGTCCTCCAGCAAGCCGGAGGCCCAGCAGCTGGTGGGCTCGGTCATGCCCACCCCTCCCCAAGCCAAGACTCCCAGTGAGCCATCCAAACCAGGGCTGCTGAAGGTACCGGTGCTGAAAACAAGCTTTCCTTGGCCCAAAGGTGGTAGAGAAGAGCCAGCCCTTGAGCTCAGCCATGGACACATACTGGGGCAGGAAGAAGACAAATGGCTGCCCCAAGAGAAGGAGAGCAACCCGGACCTGGGACTCAACAACCTGCGCAAAAAGCCAACCACCGACATCTTCCAAAACCTGGGGGGGATGAAGGATGCCACTTTTGcccccagcagcatccagaaggcagagctgacagcagtgaCCTGCCTGGAGACCAGCAGTCCCACAGGCAACAACCTGAAGAGGAAGCTCCCTTCCAATGATCTGGATTTGATAGGATCTGAAATGCTGATGCCTGGAAAAGTCAGCTATCAGAGCAGGTAAGGTGTCCTCAGTCTCCTTCTTCCCTACATCTGGCTGGCCTTAAGCACCATCTTCATACCCCATTGTATCCCTGATGACCCCTTCCtgccaggtgctgcaggagctcagctcaCTCCAGGCCAGTGGTGCATTTAGCAGAGCAGGGCATTTGGCCTCGAGGTGCATCcaagcagctgggctgtgtcACTGCTTGCTGCCCCTTGATTTCCCCCTTTTGTCTGTGCAGTGTGGACCTGCTCTCCCCAGGCACCAGGGAACCTCCTTTTTAGGTCCCCAAGTATCTCACAGTTGCTGGAACGATGGTTTAAACATTCACATTTGCATTCCTCTGATTTGCCTTCTGCTTCCAAAGCCCAGAGGGAGGGTCACGCTtccaaacatttccttttaccCCGGGCTAGAAATGTGCACAGCTCCTTCTAACAAAATCTCAGTTCCTCCCCTGATTGTGCAAGTCCAGCTGTGGCTCCAAGAAAAAAtgtcactgcagaaagcagcttttggcACCCAGAGGAGCATTCACTGGAGAAGCACGCAGTGCTTTTCTACCTCCACTTGCTTCTTCCCCGTTCTCAGGCTGGCTGCAGAGATCCTCTGCACCTGGATACACATTAGTGCACGTGTCCACCTGTCCCGCAGTGCTCCAAGTAAGAGAAAACAGGTCTGGCCAACTGAGCTGGCATCACTAACCAGCACAGTGTAGGCTCATGTTGGAGGCAGGCACAAAACAGCCTATTTTAGGGTCCATCTCCCTCCTGGGAGAACAAAGCCAGGAGCAGATCCAGCCAGATCTCTGCAGGCTCAGCCCAACACCCTTCCTGGAAGGTCCTCATGCTGGCAGCACACATGGAGGAGCTTGTGCTGAACCTGCTAATGCCAGTCCTGCATGTACTCCAAAGATTTAGCCAGTGATCTCTCTAATCGTTGTAtccatttcttctctgcagtgGTTTGAGGGCCAGCACCGGCCACATCCCCAGGGCTCTGGATCACTGGCACATGGATGTCCTGGCAGGCTGGTCTGAGGAACCTGAGAGGGGCAAAGACCCTGAAGCCCTGCCCTGTGCAGGTGCTGCCCCTGAGCACAGCctctgcaagcagagcagagagcaagaACCTTCTGCCACCATGACAGACTCTGAGGCTGCAACGGTGCTTATTGGGGACCTCTCCAAAACCTTGGAGGAGTACCAGGAGGTGGAGAAGAAACTGTCTGACCTGGCAAAGGAGGACACTCCCGGGCAGAAAGAGCTGAGGGATCAACTAGTCAAAATCCGAAGGGAGCTCTACCACATCCACCAGGCATTGGAGAAAGCCTCCAAACCCCACGAGGGGCCCCTGGACCTCTCGGTGAAGAGACCCTCTGAGGGCCTGGAGAAGTGCCCGCAGACCAAGAAGGAAACATGCAGTGTAGGCCTGGGGATGGAGAAGCTCCATGGCAAAGACCAAGGAGCCCTCAACAAATGTTCAGCCCCAGCTGAGGCTGGAGATGAGGAGGGGCTGCCAAGCTGCCTCCTggaggctgaaaacaaaaccatcgACCTGCTGATCAAGATGAGCCACTCGGAAAACCTCCGGGCATCCTCTGAGCCCCACCTGGGTGCGGTGATCAAGGCGGAGGTGCTGCCCCTCGCCATGCCGCTGGAGCTACGGCACGTCATGGAGCCCTACTACAGCCGCACCACCAAGTGCGAGGCGGACTCCAGcgtcctgctgtgctctgatggCAGATCCAGCACCACCCAGGGCCCTCCGCTCCCCGTCACTGCTGAGGATGGGCCGCTGGGATGCCGGGCCATGCAGCGCTCCCTGTCCTGCAGCCTTCCCAGTGAGACAGACACGGTGTGTGTCC is part of the Coturnix japonica isolate 7356 chromosome 14, Coturnix japonica 2.1, whole genome shotgun sequence genome and encodes:
- the PRR35 gene encoding proline-rich protein 35 encodes the protein MSKDDVGCKLTSVYKHKERKPKKPHYIPRPWGKPYNYKCFQCPFTCMEKSHLYNHMKYSLCKNSLSLLIESDWPYKKGNLLHPELRLLHATEATRLRGRQDEPETCDSSATSGGSGRIKQPPGRGGHEEKSASGVEILPAEGAGEEGSPFQEEEEDVAGLLRQMDAGEKKEKNEEAGCQGDPAEPEVNTLVFGFKNKREKPCKEVEPDFIITDVFSLKNHVMKSREMASPDLEAKPKHCKVPKKCLASGGILMEQWKLVANGQRRSTPEVSPPCTDSNIIPCYPPPAYSDYHEPQGLNLSLLGINYPLNPNLFSYLSPTMASSATTHPHLAQLPFLASTAQLMHPHASHFQPLQSPERSAFLPRFYYPLLFEHTFSSAEGKMSSSKPEAQQLVGSVMPTPPQAKTPSEPSKPGLLKVPVLKTSFPWPKGGREEPALELSHGHILGQEEDKWLPQEKESNPDLGLNNLRKKPTTDIFQNLGGMKDATFAPSSIQKAELTAVTCLETSSPTGNNLKRKLPSNDLDLIGSEMLMPGKVSYQSSGLRASTGHIPRALDHWHMDVLAGWSEEPERGKDPEALPCAGAAPEHSLCKQSREQEPSATMTDSEAATVLIGDLSKTLEEYQEVEKKLSDLAKEDTPGQKELRDQLVKIRRELYHIHQALEKASKPHEGPLDLSVKRPSEGLEKCPQTKKETCSVGLGMEKLHGKDQGALNKCSAPAEAGDEEGLPSCLLEAENKTIDLLIKMSHSENLRASSEPHLGAVIKAEVLPLAMPLELRHVMEPYYSRTTKCEADSSVLLCSDGRSSTTQGPPLPVTAEDGPLGCRAMQRSLSCSLPSETDTVCVHSPLHADP